The Candidatus Schekmanbacteria bacterium genome includes the window CAAAGGACGGGCTTCGATTTATTATTCCTCTTGGAGTTGTTACATTTGCAGCATGGATAATCGAAGCTCCATATCCCTTAAATATGTTCCTAACATTGCTAACTTTTTTTGTAACCGCTTTTTTTAGAGATCCAGAAAGAAAAGTTCCAAAAGGTTCTAATCTGGTAGTTTCACCAGCTGATGGGACAATATTGAAGGTTGAAAGAATTAATGAAACACCATATATCAAAAATGGATGTATTATGGTGAGCATATTTATGTCAGTTTTCAATGTACATGTGAATAGAATGCCAGTTGAGGGGATTGTGGAAAAGATTATTTATAGTTCGGGAAAATTTATTTCCGCATTTAAAGATAAGGCTTCCGCTGATAATGAAAAAAATGCTATAATATTAAATTCGGGAAGGCATAAAGTAGTGCTCGTACAGATTGCTGGTCTGATTGCAAGAAGAATTGTTTGTTGGGTCAAAGAAGGGGAGAAGGTAAAAGCTGGAGCGCGATTTGGGTTAATTCGTTTTGGGTCTAGAGTTGACATATATTTGCCCGATAATTTTGTGCCTTCAATCAAAGTAAAAGACAAAGTAAAAGCAGGTAAAACAATTTTAGGAACATTACAATGAGAAGAGGAATTTTTATTCTTCCGAGTCTATTTACGACAGGAAATGCATTATGTGGTTTCTACGCGATTATTGCGTCCATAAATGCAATAAACATTACGACAGGAAATGTTTTTTCAGTAGATAGGAAATGGATATTGAGGTCAGCTATTGCAATTATTCTTGGCGCATTTTTTGATGGTTTAGATGGAAGAGTTGCAAGAAGTACTAAAACAACTTCGAGATTTGGCTTGGAGTTTGATTCTCTTGCTGATTTATTGACCTTTGGTGTAGCACCTGCAATACTCGTATATGTTTGGGCTTTGAGGCCTTATGGGAAAATTGGGTGGGTTGCAGCTTTTTTGTATGTAATATGTACGGCATTGAGATT containing:
- a CDS encoding phosphatidylserine decarboxylase family protein, with translation MHIPLAKDGLRFIIPLGVVTFAAWIIEAPYPLNMFLTLLTFFVTAFFRDPERKVPKGSNLVVSPADGTILKVERINETPYIKNGCIMVSIFMSVFNVHVNRMPVEGIVEKIIYSSGKFISAFKDKASADNEKNAIILNSGRHKVVLVQIAGLIARRIVCWVKEGEKVKAGARFGLIRFGSRVDIYLPDNFVPSIKVKDKVKAGKTILGTLQ
- the pssA gene encoding CDP-diacylglycerol--serine O-phosphatidyltransferase, yielding MRRGIFILPSLFTTGNALCGFYAIIASINAINITTGNVFSVDRKWILRSAIAIILGAFFDGLDGRVARSTKTTSRFGLEFDSLADLLTFGVAPAILVYVWALRPYGKIGWVAAFLYVICTALRLARFNVQATGKKSNYFIGLPSPAAASLIATLVIFYFSYWESTEGFFRYRAIISVVAVYVVALFMVSTFKFRSLGGIDFSRSKPFNVLIGIILFLFLILMKPSLMFFVICWGYFFVALCEGIY